One segment of Methanobrevibacter wolinii SH DNA contains the following:
- a CDS encoding 30S ribosomal protein S19e produces MSTVYDVPADVLINHLAEEFKNNNDKIQSPAWTNLVKTGVHKERKPVNVDWWYVRCAAILRKVYINGPVGVRSLRNMYGGKKDRGVCPEAFRPGSGSIVRGALHQLEDAGLVEKVDGGRVVTPEGQSFLDKTSTELIKDIPGLEKY; encoded by the coding sequence ATGAGTACTGTATATGATGTACCTGCAGATGTTTTAATTAACCATCTTGCAGAAGAATTTAAAAACAACAATGATAAAATACAATCACCAGCATGGACTAATCTCGTAAAAACTGGTGTTCATAAAGAAAGAAAACCAGTAAATGTCGACTGGTGGTATGTCAGATGTGCTGCTATTTTAAGAAAAGTATATATAAATGGTCCTGTAGGTGTTAGAAGTTTAAGGAATATGTACGGTGGTAAAAAAGACCGTGGAGTATGTCCAGAAGCTTTTAGACCTGGTAGTGGTTCTATTGTTAGAGGAGCTCTTCATCAATTAGAAGATGCAGGCTTAGTTGAAAAAGTTGACGGTGGAAGAGTTGTAACCCCTGAAGGTCAATCTTTCTTAGATAAAACCTCAACTGAATTAATTAAAGATATCCCAGGACTTGAAAAATATTAA
- a CDS encoding zinc ribbon domain-containing protein → MVKCPNCGKEITNGKFCSNCGTPIPEINIDLVDENNSNSGFCGNCGAKLKPNAKFCPACGSPIVGASYHNSNLSTVNSNIQPKNTVNSNLNYNLNDGPNTNSNFNSNINTNSNSNNNFNSNFNNNSNGSNKSLALALLLSFFIPGLGHLYLRNIKFGIFIFIICALSSLTILFPLGAFICIACYLYNLYSVYKYYNENFA, encoded by the coding sequence ATGGTAAAATGTCCTAATTGTGGTAAAGAAATTACTAATGGAAAATTTTGTAGTAACTGTGGAACTCCAATTCCTGAAATAAATATTGACTTAGTGGATGAAAATAATTCTAATTCTGGATTCTGTGGTAATTGTGGTGCTAAACTTAAACCTAATGCAAAATTTTGTCCAGCTTGTGGTTCTCCAATAGTTGGAGCTTCTTATCATAATTCTAATTTATCAACAGTTAATTCAAATATCCAACCAAAAAATACTGTAAATAGTAATTTAAATTATAATTTGAATGATGGTCCTAACACTAATTCTAATTTTAATAGTAATATTAATACTAACTCTAATTCTAATAATAATTTTAATTCTAATTTTAATAATAATTCTAATGGTTCTAATAAAAGTTTAGCTCTTGCATTATTATTATCATTTTTTATTCCAGGTTTAGGTCATTTATATTTAAGAAATATTAAATTCGGAATTTTTATTTTTATTATATGTGCATTATCTTCACTTACAATATTGTTCCCACTTGGTGCTTTTATTTGCATTGCTTGTTATCTTTATAATTTATATAGTGTTTATAAGTATTATAATGAGAATTTCGCATAA
- a CDS encoding adenylate kinase family protein, with product MDDMTIFISGTPCTGKTTVSKVLYNKLKLKNDVKLIHVNDLVDLNNNLVLGFDTKKDYKEIDLDLLNKDFSKERELFLNKKSNKPKIIIFEGHLTHFCSNPSKVIILRVNPSILKERLNKRDYDNSKIHENLEAESLDVCGVESYDYHPINTCEIDATNLSVDEVVDKIISIIDGELASPVGSINFMDWLLDN from the coding sequence ATGGATGATATGACAATTTTTATTAGTGGAACTCCATGTACAGGGAAAACAACAGTTTCTAAGGTATTATATAATAAATTAAAACTTAAAAATGATGTAAAACTTATTCATGTTAATGATTTGGTTGATTTAAATAATAATCTTGTCTTAGGTTTTGATACTAAAAAAGATTATAAAGAAATAGATCTTGATTTACTTAATAAAGATTTTAGTAAAGAAAGAGAATTATTTTTAAATAAAAAATCAAATAAACCTAAAATTATTATATTTGAGGGACATTTAACTCATTTTTGTTCTAATCCAAGTAAAGTAATTATTTTAAGAGTTAACCCATCTATTTTAAAAGAAAGATTAAATAAAAGAGATTATGATAATTCTAAAATTCATGAAAATTTAGAAGCAGAATCTTTAGATGTTTGTGGTGTAGAATCTTATGATTATCATCCAATTAATACTTGTGAAATTGATGCTACTAATTTAAGTGTTGATGAAGTTGTTGATAAAATAATTAGTATTATAGATGGTGAATTAGCTTCTCCAGTTGGTTCTATTAATTTTATGGATTGGCTCTTAGATAATTAA
- a CDS encoding OBG GTPase family GTP-binding protein: MSDIEEKIKAIEDEIHNTQYNKATSHHIGKLKAKIARLKEEEIKRSSSGNKGQGFYVKKSGDATAVLVGFPSVGKSTLLNELTNAESKVGAYQFTTLDIIPGIMEYNNAQIQIFDVPGIITGASGGKGRGKEILSVARDADLIIVVLDVLNPQHLKIILHELHDIGVRPNQHKPDVKVKKTGRGGVKVSSTIPLTKLDEPTIRSILNEYNIHNASVLFREDVDMDQFIDVLDGNKSYVPMIILMNKTDLVDENYLNQLRETMPEFIPISADKKMNMDYLKETIFNELGLIRVYLKPQGRHADMNDPLIIKKGTTVIEACGKLHREFVRNFRHAKVWGTSVKFPGQKVGPDHVLEDEDVLRVILKK; this comes from the coding sequence ATGAGTGATATTGAGGAAAAAATTAAAGCTATTGAGGATGAAATTCACAATACTCAGTATAACAAAGCTACTTCTCACCATATAGGTAAATTAAAAGCTAAAATTGCAAGACTTAAAGAAGAAGAAATCAAAAGAAGTAGTTCTGGAAATAAAGGTCAGGGTTTTTATGTTAAAAAATCTGGAGATGCTACTGCTGTATTAGTAGGTTTTCCTTCTGTAGGTAAATCTACTTTACTTAATGAATTAACTAATGCAGAAAGTAAAGTTGGAGCTTATCAATTTACAACTTTAGATATTATTCCTGGAATTATGGAGTATAATAATGCACAAATCCAAATTTTTGATGTTCCTGGAATTATTACAGGCGCATCTGGTGGTAAAGGTAGAGGTAAAGAAATTCTATCTGTTGCAAGAGATGCAGATTTGATTATTGTTGTACTTGATGTATTAAATCCACAACATTTAAAAATTATTTTACATGAACTTCATGATATTGGTGTAAGACCAAATCAACATAAACCTGATGTAAAAGTTAAAAAAACAGGTAGAGGTGGAGTTAAAGTATCTTCAACTATTCCTTTAACTAAACTTGATGAACCTACAATAAGATCTATTTTAAATGAGTATAATATTCATAATGCTAGTGTTTTATTTAGGGAAGATGTTGATATGGATCAATTTATTGATGTTTTAGATGGAAATAAATCTTATGTTCCAATGATAATCCTTATGAATAAAACTGATTTAGTTGATGAAAATTATTTAAATCAATTAAGAGAAACAATGCCTGAATTTATACCAATTTCTGCAGATAAAAAAATGAATATGGATTATCTTAAAGAAACTATTTTTAATGAATTAGGTCTTATTAGGGTTTATCTTAAACCTCAAGGAAGACATGCAGATATGAATGATCCATTGATTATTAAAAAAGGAACTACTGTAATTGAAGCATGTGGTAAATTACATAGAGAATTTGTTAGGAATTTTAGACATGCTAAAGTTTGGGGAACTTCTGTTAAATTTCCAGGTCAAAAAGTAGGTCCAGATCATGTACTTGAAGATGAGGATGTTTTAAGAGTTATTCTTAAAAAATAA
- the topA gene encoding DNA topoisomerase I, producing MNELIICEKPKAAEKIANAISPNAKKHKYNKKANYWEIDDGDKHITVVSAVGHLYSLTPKNSRDNLYFDLEWAPLYEIDKTKKYTRDYVNLIKKFSKNVDNYIHACDFDIEGTLIGYNALKYACGKNDLKNVSRMKFSTLTKTDILDAYNNRIDLDVPQAESGIARHILDFYFGVNISKTLMQSVRKSKHRYLKLSAGRVQTPTLSILVDREKQIKKFVPKPYWLIKAVINDEIVADHVEGKIFDKERAENIYKNCKGSDATVKSVKINKTIRKPPVPFNLGGLQSAAYSAFGFSPKKTQTIAQNLYTGGYTSYPRTSSQKLPKSLNYKNILIHLSANPEFKKHIIDLPKELKPREGKKKDAAHPAIHPTGVLPEKLDKDEKKVYELIVYRFISVFCDDSELETMKVNLNVAKEEFEFKRKRVSKMGWLAHYPFKKIEADSFPDLKKGDLVRIKDITSEEKETKPPARYNEASLIKELEKRELGTKATRADIIAKLYDRKYISGKKIEVNQLGENMIDTLQEYCKDITSEELTRNFEKDLEKIQENKITKEEVVDNAHKEVVEIVKDIHKNEDEIGSKLYSAYMKSQIVGKCACGGDLIKRYSPKTKAHFVGCSNYPDCKVIYNLPKGANFLKQKCPKCGLPIISFGKPRQHACLDPNCGKENVKKPKPLEIVGTCPECGKDLVKRNGRYGEFIGCRGFPKCRFTCSVDDLEKILNKSSDSTTDKAKN from the coding sequence ATGAACGAATTGATAATATGTGAGAAGCCAAAAGCAGCTGAAAAAATAGCAAATGCTATATCTCCTAATGCCAAAAAACATAAATATAATAAAAAAGCTAATTATTGGGAAATTGATGATGGAGACAAACATATTACTGTTGTATCTGCTGTTGGTCATTTATATTCATTAACTCCTAAAAATTCAAGAGATAATTTGTATTTTGATTTGGAATGGGCTCCTTTATATGAAATAGATAAAACTAAAAAGTATACTAGAGATTATGTAAATCTTATTAAGAAATTTTCTAAAAATGTTGATAATTATATACATGCATGCGATTTTGATATTGAAGGTACTTTAATTGGATATAATGCATTAAAATATGCTTGTGGTAAAAATGATTTAAAAAATGTTTCACGTATGAAATTTTCAACATTAACTAAAACAGATATTTTAGATGCATATAATAATAGAATAGATCTAGATGTTCCACAAGCTGAAAGTGGTATTGCAAGGCATATTCTCGATTTTTATTTTGGTGTAAATATATCTAAAACATTAATGCAATCAGTTAGGAAATCTAAACATAGGTATTTGAAATTATCTGCAGGACGTGTTCAAACTCCCACATTATCTATTTTAGTAGACAGGGAGAAACAAATTAAAAAATTTGTACCAAAACCATATTGGTTAATTAAAGCAGTTATTAATGATGAAATTGTTGCAGACCATGTTGAGGGTAAAATTTTTGATAAAGAAAGAGCAGAAAATATTTACAAAAATTGTAAAGGTTCTGATGCTACAGTTAAAAGTGTTAAAATTAATAAAACAATTAGAAAACCACCGGTACCTTTTAATTTAGGTGGATTACAATCTGCAGCATATTCTGCATTTGGATTTTCACCTAAAAAAACACAAACTATTGCTCAAAATTTATATACTGGAGGATATACCTCATATCCACGTACTTCCTCACAGAAATTACCTAAATCATTAAATTATAAAAATATTTTAATTCATCTTTCTGCTAATCCAGAATTTAAAAAACATATTATAGATTTACCTAAAGAATTAAAACCAAGGGAAGGTAAGAAAAAAGATGCTGCTCACCCAGCTATACATCCAACTGGTGTACTTCCAGAAAAATTAGATAAAGATGAAAAGAAAGTTTATGAACTTATTGTTTATAGGTTTATAAGTGTTTTCTGTGATGATTCAGAGCTTGAAACAATGAAAGTTAATCTTAATGTTGCAAAAGAAGAATTTGAATTTAAAAGAAAACGCGTGTCTAAAATGGGTTGGTTAGCTCATTATCCATTTAAAAAAATTGAAGCAGATAGTTTTCCAGACCTTAAAAAAGGAGATCTTGTCAGAATTAAAGATATTACTTCTGAAGAAAAAGAAACTAAACCTCCTGCAAGATATAATGAAGCTTCTCTTATTAAAGAATTAGAAAAAAGAGAACTTGGAACTAAAGCTACTAGAGCAGATATTATTGCAAAACTTTATGATAGGAAATATATATCTGGTAAAAAAATTGAGGTTAATCAATTAGGGGAAAACATGATTGATACACTTCAAGAATATTGTAAAGATATTACTAGTGAAGAATTAACCCGTAATTTTGAAAAAGATCTTGAAAAGATTCAAGAAAATAAAATAACTAAAGAAGAAGTTGTAGATAATGCTCATAAAGAAGTAGTTGAAATTGTTAAAGATATTCATAAGAATGAAGATGAAATTGGTTCTAAACTTTATTCTGCTTATATGAAAAGTCAAATTGTAGGTAAATGTGCATGTGGTGGAGATTTAATTAAAAGATATTCTCCTAAAACTAAAGCTCACTTTGTAGGGTGTTCTAACTATCCTGATTGTAAGGTTATATATAATCTACCTAAAGGGGCTAATTTCCTTAAACAAAAATGTCCTAAATGTGGACTTCCTATAATCTCATTTGGAAAACCACGTCAACATGCTTGTCTTGATCCTAATTGTGGTAAAGAAAATGTTAAAAAACCAAAACCATTAGAAATTGTTGGAACTTGTCCGGAATGTGGTAAAGATTTAGTAAAAAGAAATGGAAGATATGGTGAGTTTATTGGTTGTAGAGGATTTCCTAAATGTAGATTTACTTGCTCTGTTGATGATTTAGAAAAAATTTTAAATAAATCTTCAGATTCTACTACTGATAAGGCAAAAAATTAA
- the serB gene encoding phosphoserine phosphatase SerB, whose protein sequence is MIELVVFDLDNVIMDGEAIDEIGKIANVKDQIAEITEKAMQGEVDFETSIKERAKLLEGVSVDEIKELRDQIPLMEGAEETIKDLKDNGYKVIIISGSFDIIADPLKDKLGVDDIFVNSLTEEDGKLTGEVTGDLVSNSKLDVLNDYLEDKNIELKDCVAIGDGANDISILKAAGLGIAFNAKPAVKEIADVVVEGKDLSAVLPIIKDNSEEEFVLADTLEGVKQQKIDKEEEISAIVEEREHFNRVAKEQRKIRDELNAELKVNLNKAIEYRDERNKINKEVEDEKKLRNNANKELRNLEWSSGKKDKVKIENEIKKIDKIIETRVLDIKKENQLVKNANDLRKQLMDIHEDDKVKEQAKELKKQSEEHHKNVIELSEKAQEAHEQMLHYFKKTDEIRAAADEAHQSFINARKSASAKHEEFKKVLSQIHVINKRLGTSRPKRKNSNKKQMAPKRNSEEKEKAENIFDKFKHGKKLSTEELLLLQKYDIS, encoded by the coding sequence TTGATTGAACTTGTAGTATTTGACTTAGATAATGTTATTATGGATGGAGAAGCAATAGATGAAATTGGGAAAATTGCAAATGTAAAAGATCAAATTGCTGAAATTACTGAAAAAGCAATGCAAGGCGAAGTAGATTTTGAAACATCTATAAAAGAAAGAGCTAAACTTCTTGAAGGAGTTTCTGTAGATGAAATTAAAGAGTTAAGGGATCAAATTCCTTTAATGGAAGGTGCTGAAGAAACCATTAAAGATTTAAAAGATAATGGTTACAAAGTTATTATTATTAGTGGTAGCTTTGATATTATTGCAGACCCATTAAAAGATAAATTAGGTGTTGATGACATCTTTGTAAATTCATTAACTGAAGAAGATGGAAAATTAACTGGTGAAGTTACTGGTGATTTAGTAAGCAATTCTAAATTAGATGTTTTAAATGATTATCTTGAAGATAAAAATATTGAATTAAAAGATTGTGTTGCTATTGGTGATGGAGCTAATGATATTTCTATTTTAAAAGCAGCAGGATTAGGTATTGCATTTAATGCAAAACCAGCTGTTAAAGAAATTGCTGATGTTGTTGTTGAAGGTAAAGATTTATCTGCAGTATTACCTATAATTAAAGATAATTCTGAAGAAGAATTTGTTCTTGCTGACACTCTTGAAGGTGTTAAACAACAAAAAATAGATAAAGAAGAAGAAATTTCTGCAATAGTTGAAGAAAGGGAACATTTCAACAGAGTTGCTAAAGAACAACGTAAAATTCGTGATGAATTAAATGCTGAATTAAAAGTCAACTTAAATAAAGCTATTGAGTACAGGGATGAACGTAATAAAATCAACAAAGAAGTTGAGGATGAGAAAAAATTACGTAATAATGCTAATAAAGAGCTTAGAAATTTAGAATGGTCATCTGGTAAAAAAGATAAAGTTAAAATCGAAAATGAAATTAAAAAAATCGATAAAATTATCGAAACCAGAGTTCTCGATATTAAAAAAGAAAATCAGCTTGTTAAAAATGCTAATGATCTCCGTAAACAATTAATGGATATTCATGAAGATGATAAAGTAAAAGAACAAGCTAAAGAACTTAAAAAACAATCAGAAGAACACCATAAAAATGTTATTGAACTTTCTGAAAAAGCTCAAGAAGCACATGAACAAATGTTACACTACTTCAAAAAAACTGATGAAATCAGAGCTGCTGCTGATGAAGCACATCAATCTTTCATCAATGCAAGAAAATCTGCATCAGCTAAACATGAAGAGTTTAAAAAAGTATTAAGCCAAATTCATGTAATTAATAAAAGACTCGGTACTTCTAGACCAAAAAGGAAAAACTCCAATAAAAAACAAATGGCTCCAAAAAGGAATTCTGAAGAAAAAGAGAAAGCTGAAAACATATTTGATAAATTTAAACATGGTAAAAAGTTATCTACTGAAGAACTTTTACTCTTACAAAAATATGATATAAGCTAA
- a CDS encoding YhbY family RNA-binding protein has protein sequence MNQAPSAITINIGKSGVNDNVIEEIKRQLKSNEIVRLKFARSIAKDKDDYISNIVNKTKSNLIDVRGHVAIIYKKKS, from the coding sequence ATGAATCAAGCTCCTTCAGCTATAACAATTAATATAGGTAAATCTGGTGTTAATGATAATGTTATTGAAGAAATTAAACGCCAATTAAAATCAAATGAAATTGTTAGGCTTAAATTTGCTAGATCTATAGCAAAAGATAAAGATGATTATATAAGCAACATTGTTAATAAAACTAAATCTAATTTAATAGATGTTAGAGGACATGTTGCAATTATTTACAAGAAAAAGTCTTAA
- a CDS encoding ribonuclease P protein component 4, producing the protein MSRGNRPKWILDIANERIDILFNLAEKEFFSHQERSNRYVELALKISTKYNIKIPEKWNRRYCKKCHKFLYPGQNCSIRLINSKINIKCGECGHIIKIPYLKEKKSKRRAKIDSYINKKRNNESSSFSYNN; encoded by the coding sequence GTGAGTAGAGGAAACAGGCCTAAGTGGATTCTAGATATTGCTAATGAAAGAATTGATATATTGTTTAACTTAGCTGAGAAAGAATTTTTCTCTCATCAAGAAAGATCTAATCGCTATGTTGAGTTAGCATTGAAGATTTCTACTAAATATAATATTAAAATTCCTGAAAAATGGAATAGGCGATATTGTAAGAAATGTCATAAGTTCCTTTATCCTGGTCAAAACTGTTCCATCCGGCTAATTAATAGTAAAATTAATATTAAATGTGGGGAGTGTGGCCATATAATTAAAATTCCTTATTTAAAGGAAAAAAAATCTAAAAGGAGAGCTAAAATTGACTCATACATTAACAAAAAAAGAAATAATGAATCAAGCTCCTTCAGCTATAACAATTAA
- a CDS encoding STT3 domain-containing protein — MNNKTKTIIKSVVIILILLAVVFALRAPAADLNGIPSDMKGEYVDSSGLPYFSEMDSYYNLRMTEDYIDHGYYGDTMVNNSQWDNHRYSPNGMNTTYTPGIGVTTSILYDLFNIFGHHDVKEVAFWAGAIIACLAVIPAYIFVRRITNDYGAIAASLIIALSPNYFSHTFPGFFDTDMFIFIFPLFIILFFVECIKTDNNRLKVLYAILSVVCIALFAKCWDGYVFYLGMLAIFVVVYLIATLYFSLRDSNDKLSLSTRIKGFFHQKEVLSVIGLVVLLFVALLIVDGAGVLGIFNNIMGGFALQATGSASGFPNVMVSVAELQVPALTSGGIAGAFLANTSAVINGIGGIICFFAALIVLYTYISRFANLRKTDVKRTSSGKLPKSLRESTSIKSEKKRLSFSLNDIANFGSNDEIIKSKKETLLYLTLFIVWVISACAAVTQGTRFITLLILPFGLLTGIFVGYSADYIKSKRIDDKKLVATIIIAAIFAGYPIAAQVNRPAGIVFIVIVAIIASILYDTKKPLVYKDIPYKKYLAIFCIFLAIVSPTVACAYQTSNSVVPGTSDAMWNAMDWVKSNEPNNTVIASWWDFGYLFEIASDRQVMFDGGMQGTEGRAYWMGEAMTTDNLDLSAGIFRMLGTSGYDPTNQILSKYTHNNNGTSVEILNKILPQSKSDAKNTLTGQYHVSSTDADKILSYTHPDNPKPVIFVASSDMLQKAGWWTYFGNWKFDNSTPDSYTYYPSTNETKIMPGQTGEVSVLNDNGLNVTAVISRGNGNNTTTGHIETKFTNNNTTANINGSNYNPLMASKLFVVEDNYLVKNESIKGCEDGNYTLYILGYNNTYSAVVFNNELTNSMFTRLYLFGGNGQDIFTQVHMENGVSLWRVNFNNTVAGGGSGSNTSATNLTTGGSSSESNMSRS; from the coding sequence ATGAATAATAAAACAAAGACTATAATCAAGTCTGTAGTAATCATTTTAATACTCCTTGCTGTAGTATTTGCTTTAAGAGCACCAGCAGCGGATTTAAATGGTATACCTTCCGATATGAAAGGGGAGTATGTTGATTCTTCTGGTCTTCCTTATTTTAGTGAGATGGATTCATATTATAACTTAAGGATGACTGAAGATTATATTGATCATGGTTACTATGGAGATACTATGGTGAATAATAGTCAATGGGATAATCATAGGTATTCTCCAAATGGTATGAATACTACATATACTCCAGGTATTGGTGTTACTACTTCTATATTATATGATTTATTCAATATCTTTGGTCATCATGATGTAAAAGAAGTAGCATTTTGGGCTGGAGCAATTATTGCATGTTTGGCTGTTATTCCTGCATATATATTTGTGAGAAGAATTACTAATGATTATGGAGCAATTGCTGCATCATTAATTATAGCTTTATCTCCGAATTACTTTTCACATACATTCCCAGGATTTTTCGATACAGATATGTTTATTTTCATATTCCCACTATTTATTATTCTGTTCTTTGTAGAGTGTATTAAGACAGATAATAATAGATTAAAAGTATTATATGCTATTCTTTCAGTAGTATGTATTGCATTATTTGCTAAATGTTGGGATGGATATGTATTCTACCTTGGTATGTTAGCTATATTTGTAGTTGTTTATTTAATTGCTACTCTTTATTTCTCATTACGTGATTCTAATGATAAACTTAGTCTATCAACTAGAATTAAAGGATTCTTCCATCAAAAAGAAGTATTATCTGTTATTGGTCTTGTAGTATTACTTTTTGTAGCATTATTAATTGTTGATGGTGCTGGAGTTCTTGGAATATTTAATAATATTATGGGGGGATTTGCACTTCAAGCTACTGGATCTGCTAGTGGATTCCCTAATGTAATGGTATCTGTTGCAGAACTTCAAGTTCCTGCATTAACTTCTGGCGGAATTGCTGGAGCATTCTTAGCAAATACTAGTGCTGTTATAAATGGTATTGGTGGAATTATATGTTTCTTTGCAGCATTAATTGTACTTTATACTTATATTTCTAGATTTGCAAATCTAAGAAAAACTGATGTTAAAAGAACCTCTTCTGGTAAATTACCTAAATCTTTAAGAGAATCAACATCTATTAAATCTGAGAAAAAAAGATTATCTTTCTCACTTAATGATATTGCTAACTTTGGTTCAAATGATGAAATTATTAAATCTAAAAAAGAGACTTTACTATATTTAACCTTATTTATTGTATGGGTAATCTCTGCATGTGCTGCTGTAACTCAAGGTACTAGGTTTATTACTTTATTAATTTTACCATTTGGTTTACTTACTGGTATATTTGTTGGTTATTCTGCAGATTATATTAAATCTAAAAGAATTGATGATAAAAAACTTGTTGCAACTATTATTATTGCAGCAATATTTGCAGGTTATCCAATTGCAGCACAAGTTAATAGGCCAGCAGGTATTGTATTTATTGTCATTGTTGCAATTATTGCTTCAATATTATATGATACTAAAAAACCACTTGTCTATAAAGATATTCCATATAAAAAATATCTTGCAATATTCTGTATATTCTTAGCAATAGTATCACCAACAGTAGCTTGTGCTTACCAAACATCTAATTCAGTTGTTCCTGGTACTAGTGATGCTATGTGGAATGCTATGGATTGGGTTAAATCAAATGAACCAAATAATACTGTAATTGCATCTTGGTGGGATTTCGGTTATTTATTTGAAATTGCTTCTGACAGACAAGTAATGTTTGATGGAGGTATGCAAGGTACAGAAGGTAGGGCTTACTGGATGGGAGAAGCGATGACGACAGATAACTTAGATTTATCTGCAGGTATTTTTAGAATGCTTGGAACATCTGGTTATGATCCAACTAATCAAATATTAAGTAAGTATACTCATAATAATAACGGTACTTCTGTTGAAATACTTAATAAAATATTACCACAAAGTAAATCTGATGCTAAAAACACATTGACTGGTCAATATCATGTATCTTCTACTGATGCAGATAAAATATTATCTTACACTCACCCAGATAATCCAAAACCAGTAATATTTGTTGCAAGTTCAGATATGCTACAAAAAGCAGGTTGGTGGACATACTTCGGTAATTGGAAATTTGATAATAGTACTCCAGACAGTTATACTTATTATCCATCTACTAATGAAACTAAAATTATGCCAGGACAAACTGGTGAAGTTTCAGTACTTAATGATAATGGATTAAATGTTACTGCTGTTATTTCAAGAGGTAATGGAAATAATACTACTACTGGACATATTGAAACTAAATTTACTAATAACAATACTACTGCAAATATTAATGGTTCAAATTACAACCCATTAATGGCTAGTAAATTATTTGTTGTTGAAGATAATTATCTTGTTAAAAACGAATCTATTAAAGGATGTGAGGATGGTAACTATACATTATACATACTCGGATATAATAACACTTATTCTGCAGTTGTATTTAATAATGAGTTAACTAACTCTATGTTTACTAGATTATACTTATTTGGAGGTAATGGACAAGATATATTTACTCAAGTTCATATGGAAAATGGAGTATCTTTATGGAGAGTAAACTTCAATAATACTGTTGCAGGTGGGGGTAGTGGTTCAAACACTTCTGCTACAAATTTAACAACAGGTGGATCTAGTTCAGAATCAAATATGTCAAGAAGTTAA